The sequence below is a genomic window from Macadamia integrifolia cultivar HAES 741 chromosome 1, SCU_Mint_v3, whole genome shotgun sequence.
tacaagaataagtaagtggggagaggactttgatcttattttcaaaatatttttggcatcctatgcattcatatactatattgacattccgattgTCATTCCTATGCATATGCTTGATGTACGAAtgatgaatttagaattgaacatgttgtatcttaaattctatatgcttTTTACTTTCTTGGAATCTTGAGAATGGGTTTATCATATGATGGAATATGGTGATGATTTGCCGaatatgtgtgggatttctagaataAATGCCATAGTCatcttggaaatgaatgcattggtacatcGTAGAATGGGACGATGATTCCAAAAACTTAAATACCAAATTTCAGAGCTAATTAACAACTAATAATGatgttataaataaaaatagaggtCTGAAATTTGGGGCAAGTAGTAATGACTCAATGTTGATCGGTTTGGGGGTTTTACATGGAAGTTTACCCTTGAGGAAGCGTaaacttgtcatttaaaaaatagcAACTACATCACATCATCACTTAATGTTTTTTTCTCTAACGGAATGGATTTAAACGTAATTTGGTTTGCAAATGAGACGTTTGTTTACAAATGAGGGAAAACATTAGATTTTTTTAGAAAACTAGGGTAACATATAATATAAGATTTCAGGGTggtacaagatttttttttatttttttattaaataagaagAGATCCTCCCATTTCATATACTACCCAAAAAATGTGCTACTCATTATTACAAGTTcacttttaaaaattttgaaaatatatatctttttatttctacattaaataattttgtaaaataaaaaagagaatcaaaagaagattacAACCACAACGACTCATGTCACCATTTTAGAGACAACAAGATGCACTTTTCATTAAAAAGGTTTTCACGAAATGAACATTTCTAAGTTTTTAAATCTATTGATATTGGTATGCAAGGATACCATTGAATCACAAACAGTGGCCAGTGGTCCTGTATCCCCAAAAGTAGTGGCTTCACAATGGCGGCGATCAGCCACATGACAACCTTGTATTCCTTGAGGAGGTTCTACCCCATCGAAACATTCTTAACTTTAACTTTAGCTGGCCCTGACCAATAAACTCACAGTTTTACTTGGTAGACCGGGAATGCCCGACTGATCAATTTGTCCGATAAATTACTTGGGGCTCACATCACCTGTTtcacctggttggaccagcaccAACAGTGATCACCAGATTGAATCCTTCCATTGAATAAACTCAAAATCGAAGGACTCATGCACAAAATTGAATGCTAAATTACTCTCTCAACAATGAAAACATTATAGACAATATGGTAGTAACTCCTGTTCTTACAGTCCATGAATCCACTAACCAGCAAGGAAGCCCTAACTAGACATATCCAGACTATGGTTTTGTTTCTCTTCCAACGCCCACCAAAGTTTCCTTCTAACTCCTTGGTTGCAGGCacagaaataaaagaaaggaaagtaaaatcaaatcaaaactaaaaagaaataaaaaattatgtaatTAACTCCAAAACATTCCAAATCTGGTGATTAAATTTTACTACATTTCACAACCAAACTCATTGGATTCAAGGAAAAGAAAGACTGTATGACTATCATATTCAGTAAGAGTTTTAAGATAAATCGTATGATTacagaaattttcattttcttttctaaacTGACTTCACTTCCCTTACCTTCAAttcaattttcataatctcaaATAGTTATGGCATGAGATGGAAGATTCGCCTTGCGCCAGGCCCAATAGTTTGACCTCATTGGATCTAGAGTTTCCAACACAGAACAAACTTTAATTGCTAAGCTTGAATCGGTTGAATCTGAATTTGAATTGGTCAGACCTTCAACTACCCTTTTCAACTCTTCGCTTGGCTGGAGACCATGGCATAGTATATCCAACAGCAGGTTCAAAGCAAAAATGTTGCCTCGAATACTTAGAACCTTCAGACAGAGAGAAGATACTTGAGGTTCACTGACCACTAATTCAGTGTCGCCTTTGTATAAGCCTCGAAGGTATCTCCATGGACTTTCATTATCAGGGTTCGATAGAATGACTTCAATAGTGTATCTTACTTCAGATTCTCTCATGGCTGTCAAGCCTCCCAAAAGAGGAGATCTTGTTATGATAAAATATCTCTGTTAAAAAACAGCAATCAGGCTATGCTTACAAAAATGTGTTCAAATGTGTTAAACTGATTTTGTTTACAACGATCTCCAAACACAGGATTAAATCTTCTACCCATTGGTTTTTCAACATTTCAATAGTTCATCAAAAATTATGTCATCACTATGATGATAACAGTAATTAAActcattaataaaattttagcaTTTGCAACACATTCATGATGAGCTTTTTCCAGAATGACAGACAACGAAATGAAATGATTTCAGTTTTGATGGGGTTGCCTAACATCACCAAGATGACGAACCAGAACATCCATCTCTAATAGACCTAGATCTATAACAATGCACAATGTACATGTCGCACATATGCAGGTAAGTGAACCTCTTTTTAGTAGAGAGCCTAGAATTTTCATGCTGAAAATGGGTCCGACAAGATTACATAGTTTTGACTCTTTTACGAAGTGCTGATCGTGTTTTTATTATGATCAACACTAAGCAGGCAAGAATCAAACAGATGAAATCGACATGTTTTAAACAGCTTAAGCAATGTGCAAATCAGGTGCTGGGAAAACTGAACAAAACTGTGCACTGGCCACAAATACTACTTTGCCCTTGGTACACTTTTTACAATCTATCAAGCAGGTGCCTCACATTTCTTCCATACCTGATTCCACACAGAATTGTTATAAACGTCTTCTTCGAGGAGTTGTTGACAATAATCAAGCTCATCTTCCCACCCACCTAAGGCTTGAAGAACCCACTGCATGCAACACTACCTTGTTAGTCTGCAGTTCCACCTTAATGTAATTGAAGCTAAGATCCATGGATTCCCATAGCTAAAGAAACACTTCTTCTACTCTCAAGTAAATTGTACAAAGAACCTGATATGGTtgagtcaatgaaattgttttACATCTCATCAATCAAATCTTCTACAAATGAAAGTCATCTACACTGTTCCATAGAATCAACAATATCAACAATAATACTGATTATAATATAATGAAAATATAATGAAAATGCCGTAAGAGTAAGAATAAGAACAAGAATAATAACAATGCTGACAATAATACACCTGGCCATGCATGTAAAAACAGTCTTTGGAATTTCAGACCACTGAAATTAGTTGAACAGTGCCTTatattctaatttttatttctatttccatgcagatctttaaaaaaaatgcaatataCTGGATTGTTCAGAGAATTCAGTCAAATAATTTTggtcaaaataaaacaaagtgtaACTGATTGGCCATTAATCAGTAAAAATGCAGTGTATTATAAAGTATCGATACAATACACAccaatacgcaccgatacataccaatacttaaGATACGTATCTACAAAACCCATTTCACTTTCGAAACAGAGCATGTTCTTCTCATTGGCAGTACTTGAGTTTCCAAGATTTGAAGCAAAACTGCAGAATCGATCTCCATTTCATTTCTTGGGCTTGGGGCTTGGAATAATTAATAGAAAACGATTCAAAATCTACAATCAAACTAATGTTTAAAGGATTAAAGCATAAAAAGTCATCCATTAAAGCTAAACATAGCACAAAATAGGTAAGTTGAAAAAACTCGAATTTTGTTCACAAATAAGATTCGTGTTCAGGTCCTTAGCAAATCTCCTTTTCCTACTCTGGAGCAATCCTATGCTTTGGTCCATACTGAGAGCCACCGTTCTGCCATGCTTCATTCTACCACTACAAATCGATTTGCCATACAGATTGCCTCCAATCCTACTCCTACTTCTGATGGGATTATACACACATGTGATAGCTCCAAGGAGATTGTCAAGTGCAAACACTGAAACAAGCCATGACACACTAAGGCCTatgttggaagcttcatggtAAACCTACAGATTTTGAGGCCAAGTGCGGTTGTGGTAAATCCAAGAACAAAGCAAATCATATTGAGATAGTTACCACCTCTACAAATACTGGTCTTTCTCAGGAAGAATTCAGGCTCTCTATCGATTGCTAAAGGCTTCCTCTGCTTCCACTACATTGTCATCTACACCTGCCTCTGCACCTTCAGGTTCCAACTTTGCTTATTCAAGTATTCCTTTCGGTGGTCATTATGCATCGGTAGTCTCAAGTCCCTGGATCATTGACTCCAATGCCACTGATCATATGATTGGATCCTCCAGACTCTTTCACAAGTATTCCCCTTCCTTAAGAGAAGACAAAGTCCGGGTAGCCAATGGGTCCCTTTCTTCTGTATCTGGAAAGGAATCTATTTTTTCTGCTGTCCACCTCTTACTTTATCTTTTGTTTTGCATAAACCTAATTTTACTACAAATCTTCTCTATTAGTAGTCTTACAAGAGATTTGGACTGTAAAGTAACTTTCTTTCCATCCCATTGTGTCTTTCAGGATCTGGTGACAAAGAGGAcaattggatgtggtaaggtaCATGGTGGTCTTTATTTGCTTAAAGATGGTTCTCCCGCTACTACTGCATTATCTTCTCAAGTTTATGAACTCAACTCAGCTTCCTCTGACCTTCATcatgttagggatatgcccacactcctatagttggttttgatgataacaaacatatgaataTATTTCACAATTTGTCTTCAAGTATTGtcttgtagagacttcatatcaaagatcgaatttgatgaatgaaaggaagatataaagattgaagtcatcaaatgaggtgtatcaacaagttggtctcaatgcttgaagaagatatcagaagaattcaagcttcaagatgtcaagacattgAAGCTCAAAGACATGAAATTTCAAACAAGAAGAAGTGCCAAGGGTGGAAGTGACGATAAAGACTTCAAGGTtcaagtggagaagaagacctCTAGGATAGAATGGTTATTTATATGTAATCTGTAAagttccatatatatatatatatatatacgtgcacgcacctcatgcattgcATAACACCAtgctagaatgaccttaggacatactttgaccaagtatgaaagtcCCTAAGTGGttaggaacatattaggaaaaatatgttgtagtgaaattctgtgaaaaccacattgtCCTGACTCAAGGACATTTTGGGTAATCTTAAAGTCGGTATCAAGAGATGGacccttcatgaaagttgtacgaaatcgagtcacgattccaacgcaactagtTTCGTGTCAATCCGAGGTCAGACAGAAaaattatggtcaaaacactgatgactggtcagtatgacagcattctgtcaaaacagagtctgtcatgttggcggtcaaTCGGctgaagccccggtcgaccggcactatccgagaccatagccggtcgaccggctggaagtcCCAATCGACCAGTGActacctggaagtgccccaacggctatatttttcTCCAACGGCTCCTTCTGGTCGATCGGCTATCAATGGTGGTCGACcgatggacccagaatatgactgTTAGAGCCTGATTTGCTGCctgaaatgctctcctaagctcacctataaatacctctaatgctactcattaattaagaATTAATCCTAACTTTGGAGGAGCATTATTtaagcattagaagtgagaattggtctacaccatctcttgagttcaagttcttcattttacattcaagaggaactcaagaccatctccAAGTCTTCATCTATTCATCTACTTCTTGGCATTTGTATTGCAAGCATTAAGAAGACTTCAAAGGtgcattctatcatcattgcatatttcattcgCACCACACCGAAGGTAATCCTCTATTGTTCCACTTATCTTATTTCTCtgtttttacattaagtctagactgtacatAGGCTTTTgtaaaggattctcttatccttaaaagagtgtaaggtgcttCTCTACcataaaggagattgtaaggtgcctctctacttgtaaaggagattgtaaaggcacctctctgcctataaaggagatttgtaaatATACTCTTATCTGTAAAATGATTacaaaggttttcttccctacttaCTGTagtgaaagggagaactagtggaatacctaaCAAGAGGATTCTTTTATGGAGTGGAccagactcggattgagtcgaaccactataaatcttggtgttgtgtgattgtgtttattttacttattctacaacattttaatttgcaatcacacttggggaTATTATTtcgaaaagaaaattttcactagcataacctattcaccccccctctaggttatttcacatCAATGGCATTGTCGATAACGGAGTCTTCCACCCGGCACTTTATCTCATGTTTTTCTTTAGTTAGTTAAACAATGTAACAAGGATGAGTTCATTTGTGAGGCTTGTGTTTTAGCTAAACAaactcattctttttcttttataagtaaATATGATGTattgaggaaaaagaaaacgaaaatACTAACAAGCCTAAGAGGAGGATGAGGGCACCAAACAAGCAAGGACATATCCTGACAAACAAAAGCAAAGGAAACCACTAAATACATCTGAAATAGACCTTCTTGTTTTCCTTGATCAAATCTAACAGCTCCTGAGGAAATTCAGGCGGGAATAATGTAACCTCTCCATCCTCAATATCCAAGGTTGCTAAGGAATCAACCGGTTTATTGATCTCTCTCCAAACATGTATGATCTCTTTTCAGGTCAACTGGTTAAGCAAAGGTTATCTACAACTTTTCAGGACTTGAACACTCCAAGGTCCTTGAGTTCTTCCATTTAGGATATCCACTGCCAACTTGGAATCAGATTTGCTGGAAATATTGTGCAACCCTTTGTCAAGACAAATAGAGACTCCCTTCCAGATCGCCAAAAGTTCCATGCTAAGAACTGAACGATCTTCCCCCAACCTACAAATGCCAAAATAAGTTCCATGCTAAGAACTAAAATACAAGCCTCACAAACAAAGTCGTTCtaattattttcctttaaataaCAGAAGTGTTTCTCCCTTTCATTTGGTTCATATTGATGTGTGGGGTCCTGCTTGCC
It includes:
- the LOC122083826 gene encoding protein farnesyltransferase/geranylgeranyltransferase type-1 subunit alpha; protein product: MDSDEDERIPFTQRPEWSDIKPVPQDDGPNPVVSIAYHEDFRETMDYFRAVYLADERTPRSLSLTREAIAMNAGNYTVWHFRRLILETLNADLHDELVFIENIAKSNPKNYQIWHHRRWVAEKLGTEEARSMELKFTRKILSLDAKNYHAWSHRQWVLQALGGWEDELDYCQQLLEEDVYNNSVWNQRYFIITRSPLLGGLTAMRESEVRYTIEVILSNPDNESPWRYLRGLYKGDTELVVSEPQVSSLCLKVLSIRGNIFALNLLLDILCHGLQPSEELKRVVEGLTNSNSDSTDSSLAIKVCSVLETLDPMRSNYWAWRKANLPSHAITI